In Agromyces sp. SYSU T00194, a genomic segment contains:
- a CDS encoding DUF2871 domain-containing protein — protein sequence MRRLFTASFTYLIAGVLSGLFYREFTKLNGFPEGESTQLGLAHTHLLTLGFVVLLVVLVLERLFALSRSRLFGWFFWTYNTGVVLTSAMLVWHGSLTVLGEEPGAMIAGIAGLGHMLLTAGLVLLMSALGRALGRERADAPEPAALVA from the coding sequence GTGCGCCGTCTCTTCACCGCCTCGTTCACGTATCTCATCGCCGGGGTGCTCTCCGGCCTGTTCTACCGGGAGTTCACGAAGCTCAACGGTTTCCCCGAGGGGGAGTCGACCCAACTCGGGCTCGCGCACACCCACCTGCTGACGCTGGGGTTCGTGGTGCTGCTGGTCGTGCTGGTGCTCGAGCGACTCTTCGCACTCTCGCGCAGTCGCCTGTTCGGCTGGTTCTTCTGGACCTACAACACCGGTGTCGTGCTCACCTCGGCGATGCTCGTCTGGCACGGCTCGCTGACGGTGCTGGGGGAGGAGCCGGGCGCGATGATCGCCGGCATCGCCGGACTCGGCCACATGCTGCTCACCGCGGGCCTGGTGCTGCTGATGTCGGCACTCGGGCGTGCCCTCGGGCGAGAGCGGGCGGATGCCCCTGAGCCGGCCGCGCTCGTTGCCTGA
- a CDS encoding nuclear transport factor 2 family protein, whose protein sequence is MSSAAVDEIGAVLEGWSDAYRAQDVEALLAMGYGDDVQLVGTGADEVRFGLDEYRVQAERDFSQADEVEMRFTNVHATIVGDAAFAYCDVAVVGTVGGQSFAAPGLRLTVGLVRTDAGWRFVQTHLSAPASGQGEGQSF, encoded by the coding sequence ATGTCCAGTGCGGCGGTTGACGAGATCGGAGCGGTGCTCGAGGGCTGGTCCGACGCGTATCGGGCCCAGGACGTCGAGGCGCTGCTCGCGATGGGGTACGGCGACGACGTGCAGTTGGTCGGCACCGGTGCCGACGAGGTGCGGTTCGGACTCGACGAATACCGCGTCCAGGCGGAGCGCGACTTCTCGCAGGCCGACGAGGTCGAGATGCGGTTCACCAACGTGCACGCGACGATCGTCGGCGACGCGGCGTTCGCGTACTGCGACGTCGCGGTGGTCGGCACGGTCGGCGGCCAGTCGTTCGCCGCACCGGGGCTGCGCCTGACGGTGGGCCTGGTACGCACCGACGCCGGCTGGCGCTTCGTGCAGACCCACCTCTCCGCGCCGGCGAGCGGTCAGGGCGAGGGCCAGTCGTTCTAG